From a single Vespula pensylvanica isolate Volc-1 chromosome 24, ASM1446617v1, whole genome shotgun sequence genomic region:
- the LOC122637170 gene encoding vitamin K epoxide reductase complex subunit 1-like protein 1, protein MPITPESLRNISTGLILMCIIGTVLSYYAYIVETTKENDESYEALCDINEHISCSRVLTSEYGKGFGLIPNNSIFYFPNSLYGLGFYLLITGLSILNDHSSVFTIIFLGILSNIASIYLAYILYVLRDICIICISSYIVNALILILAFKKLRLLSEIKKTKQKAQ, encoded by the exons atgccTATTACACCAGAATCACTGCGTAATATTTCGACTGGCTTAATTTTGATGTGTATCATTGGTACGGTATTATCGTACTATGCGTATATTGTGgaaacaacaaaagaaaatgacgaatCTTACGAAGCTTTGTGTGACATTAACGAGCATATAAGTTGTAGCAGAGTATTGACGTCCGA aTATGGTAAAGGATTTGGATTGATACcaaataattctatattttactTTCCAAACAGTTTATATGGCTTaggattttatcttttaataaccGGATTAA gtATATTGAACGATCACTCTAGTGTCTtcacgattatatttttaggaaTTTTATCAAACATTGCTTCCATTTATCTagcttatattttatacgtattaaGAGATATCTGTATAATTTGCATAAGTAGTTACATCGTTAACGCTCTTATCTTAATACTAGCTTTTAAAAAGTTACGACTATTatcagaaattaaaaagaccAAACAAAAGGCTCAATAA
- the LOC122637154 gene encoding uncharacterized protein LOC122637154 — translation MEVISTRRYEVRPPPTTNHHGIVVDPENSVALVKEEEWETRKKKEITTTRQIETRVKRQVVLEDGEVVVDTGPFVTTNTTEDVEQQEHTTEERRTTGDQPQEVEWPVAGKGTTDGIVQKELNETVVRSREEIEERLETEDRQQLGDISDEAYQKAVQSNRGDLRIALAESTKQIAPQTGPRIVQHTTRSNKVIDTEKTLEKQELKSDGLIVTEKKKTVEHEEINDDEVPDDGSIEDVSETRKEASQRFIKKREEDVVDYVSGGERIAREMRYVAETTEGERIGDWSPPPTNMRTTRLHKHTGFPTEGTTAARKDALTKKPLDLEEEDEARKFETSKWLESHFGSESRSSHGSIDADDGPFIPNTNTSYIHVTMKSCSPREREYQNVNSNRHHHNSATGRDSTSPSGYFHGISEWSERYQGKEKEDNYTRTGSPSQHLETGRTNGHSREHTKNQFESTYSRTYESVRRREHQESVQDDKQRTPSPPARRKPKEQLHSRVIEKTITNESPSIRTSSPVHVVQRTWESRSRDVQEQTVDRDARKKSTSVRSRSTSPKQVRIMREEKKTNVTNSSRPSKSTSQSKYKIGESFRKLVGKLRSASTERKNKQKSGNSMSQVTQTEDDGSTYMQYNVIDKNIPLFNDREIENRIPERPPRSPRNSNVVTTKVIPSKTTKTTSDRSIRDDHGQRNETIPPVHRYYLGEDPFGGSIYGRERGYKDAKRPTRNRFVSKTGGAIETEYSVATNSLGRFSKSTSRLTNAYETDDQFRNVQTLPRNMRSEGKPTYQPSSSSTRQQVHSVVPNSHGMTTSRQYGSMINISIKNAITSTPKSHQPYTNLQAPVKPERTYKSTLARSKSFNVEADKNGVDKTINVPYKSSLQLNRLDETPPLKSPGILASISRSNRDLFKDSRRE, via the exons ATGGAGGTGATTTCGACACGGCGATATGAGGTCCGACCACCACCTACGACTAACCATCATGGAATCGTT gTCGACCCTGAGAATTCCGTGGCATTGGTCAAAGAAG AGGAATGGGAGACacgtaagaagaaagaaatcacgACGACGAGACAAATAGAAACTAGAGTGAAGAGACAGGTTGTCTTAGAGGATGGTGAAGTCGTCGTTGATACTGGTCCATTTGTTACTACGAACACTACGGAAGACGTTGAACAACAAGAACATACTACCGAAGAA AGAAGAACGACTGGGGATCAACCGCAAGAAGTTGAATGGCCCGTAGCTGGTAAAGGAACAACCGACGGAATAGTTCAAAAGGAACTTAACGAAACTGTGGTGAGGAGTCGTGAGGAGATAGAGGAAAGACTCGAGACCGAGGATCGTCAACAACTTGGAGATATCTCCGACGAG GCTTATCAAAAAGCGGTACAGAGCAATAGAGGAGATCTGAGAATCGCTTTGGCGGAATCGACGAAGCAAATTGCACCACAGACAGGACCAAGGATCGTACAGCATACGACCAGGTCGAACAAGGTCATCGACACTGAGAAGACCCTGGAAAAACAGGAACTTAAATCCGATGGTCTAATCGtcacggagaaaaagaaaactgttgAGCACGAGGAG atcaacgacgacgaagtaCCGGACGACGGTAGCATCGAAGACGTGTcagaaacgagaaaggaagcttctcaaagatttataaaaaaacgagaagaagacgTGGTCGATTACGTATCAGGTGGCGAGAGAATCGCTCGTGAAATGCGTTACGTCGCAGAGACGACCGAAGGTGAACGAATTGGCGATTGGTCGCCACCACCAACAAATATGAGGACCACTCGGCTTCATAAACATACTG GTTTTCCTACGGAAGGTACAACAGCTGCTAGAAAAGATGCTCTAACGAAGAAGCCATTGgatttagaagaagaagacgaagcaAGAAAATTCGAGACGTCCAAATGGTTAGAAAGTCACTTTGGTAGCGAGTCTCGTTCATCACATGGTTCTATAGATGCCGATGATGGACCTTTCATACCTAACACCAATACTAGTTACATACATGTCACGATGAAGTCCTGTagtccgagagagagagaatatcaaaACGTTAATTCTAatcgtcatcatcataatTCAGCTACTGGCCGCGATTCTACCTCACCTTCTGGTTATTTTCACGGTATCAGTGAATGGTCCGAAAGATACCAAGGCAAag AAAAGGAAGACAATTATACGAGAACGGGTTCGCCATCGCAACATTTGGAAACAGGACGAACGAATGGACATTCTCGCGAGCATACGAAAAATCAATTCGAGTCGACGTATTCGCGTACTTACGAATCCGTTCGACGACGTGAACATCAGGAAAGTGTTCAAGATGACAAGCAACGTACACCGTCACCACCTGCACGACGTAAACCCAAGGAACag TTACATTCGAGGGTCATAGAGAAAACAATTACGAACGAATCACCGTCGATTAGAACATCAAGTCCGGTTCACGTTGTGCAAAGAACATGGGAGAGTAGAAGTCGAGATGTTCAGGAGCAAACGGTTGATCGAGATGCTCGTAAAAAGTCGACGAGTGTTAGGTCGCGTTCGACTTCACCGAAACAAGTGAGAATTATGcgcgaggaaaagaaaacgaatgtcACCAATTCGTCACGTCCCTCCAAAA GTACCAGTCAATCGAAATACAAGATCGGTGAATCCTTCCGTAAGCTGGTAGGCAAGTTACGTTCAGCAAGTacagaaaggaagaacaaacaaaaaagtggTAATTCGATGTCACAAGTAACGCAAACGGAGGATGATGGATCTACTTATATGCAGTACAACGTTATAGACAAAAATATTCCATTGTTCAACGATCGAGAGATTGAAAATCGTATACCAGAGAGACCACCTAGATCACCAAGAAATAGCAACGTCGTGACTACTAAAGTAATACCATCTAAAACAACGAAAACTACGAgcgatcgttcgattcgtgATGATCACGGTCAAAGAAACGAAACTATTCCACCGGTTCATAGGTATTATCTCGGTGAAGATCCATTCGGTGGTAGCATCTATGGCCGTGAGAGAGGATACAAAGACGCCAAACGTCCAACGagaaatcgtttcgtttctaaaaCTGGTGGAGCCATCGAAACGGAATACAG TGTCGCGACCAACTCACTCGGCAGGTTTAGCAAATCAACCAGTCGATTGACTAACGCGTACGAGACGGATGATCAATTCAGGAACGTACAAACATTGCCAAGGAATATGAGGTCCGAGGGTAAACCAACTTATCAACCATCGTCTTCTTCAACGAGACAACAAGTTCATTCCGTCGTTCCAAATTCTCACGGAATGACAACTTCGAGACAATATGGCAGTATGATCAacatatctattaaaaatgcTATTACGTCAACGCCAAAGTCCCATCAACCGTACACAAATCTTCAGGCACCTGTTAAACCTGAAAGAACGTACAAGTCAACGTTAGCTCGTAGCAAAAGTTTCAACGTCGAGGCCGATAAAAATGGCGTTGATAAAACGATCAATGTACCTTACAAATCCAGTTTGCAATTGAATCGTTTGGACGAGACACCACCGTTAAAGAGTCCTGGTATTCTTGCCAGCATCAGTCGTAGCAATAGAGATCTATTTAAGGATAGCAGAAGAGAGTaa